TCCTGCATGATCAGGTACTCGATGCCGGAACCGGCGATCATCACGATCAGGTGGCCTGCGAGCATCGTGGCGAACAGACGGAGGCTGTGCGTGACGGGCCGGACCACGAAGTTGGAGATGATCTCAATGGGGATGACGATCGGCAGGATGTACCACGGAACGCCCGACGGGACGGTGGCCAGCTTGAAGTAGCGCAGGCCGTTCTTCTTGATGCCGATGGCGATCCAGGTGATGTAGACCAGGCCGGCCAGCACGTACGCTCCACCCACGTGCGAGAACGTGGGGAGCTGGAACACCGGGATGGCGCCGTAGATGTTGTTGACAAGGATGAAGAAGAACAGGCTGAAAAGCAGCGGGACGTACTTGATGAAGTCCCTGCCGCCGATGATGTCCTTGGCAATGCCGTTGCGGACGAAGCCGTAAGCGGCCTCGCCGGCGAACTGGAGCTTGCCGGGTACCAGCTGCTGCTTGCGTGCGGCCAGCACGAAGAAGACGGCGATAAAGACGACAGAGAGGAGGACCAGCAGCATCTGCTTGGAGAATCCTTCTGCGGCACCCCACGGCAGGATTGCCGGCAAATGCATTTCGTTAATACCAGGAGGAGTGAACTCTCCTGAATCTTGGGCCGGGAGCGCAAGCGCGATCAACGCGTTTCCTCTCTGCAGTGTCCATCATTGGGCGTTGGGCGGGGTCCGGCAGCCTGACAGCCTGCTGTTCCCCCTGTGAAATTATTTGGCATTATCTTCTCCGTCCTGGGACGGTGCGCCGGGAGCATGGCGCTCATCAGCATTTTTGCGGGAACTGGTGAGGCCGTGCATGTGGGAAAGGTAGAAACCTCCGACGGCTCCGAGCAGAGCGCCTGCGAGCACAATCCAGCGCG
This window of the Pseudarthrobacter defluvii genome carries:
- the atpB gene encoding F0F1 ATP synthase subunit A gives rise to the protein MIALALPAQDSGEFTPPGINEMHLPAILPWGAAEGFSKQMLLVLLSVVFIAVFFVLAARKQQLVPGKLQFAGEAAYGFVRNGIAKDIIGGRDFIKYVPLLFSLFFFILVNNIYGAIPVFQLPTFSHVGGAYVLAGLVYITWIAIGIKKNGLRYFKLATVPSGVPWYILPIVIPIEIISNFVVRPVTHSLRLFATMLAGHLIVMIAGSGIEYLIMQENVLLKGTSVLVLAGAIAMYMLEALIMVLQAYVFTLLTAIYIEGALHADSH